The Panthera leo isolate Ple1 chromosome D4, P.leo_Ple1_pat1.1, whole genome shotgun sequence nucleotide sequence agcacagagctcgacatggggctcgaacccacgaaccacaaatTCGGACCCTTaacgagctgagccacccaggcaccccccaattttttttaacattatttttgagagacagagacagagtgcaagcggggaggggcagagagagggagacagagaatctcaagcaggctccaagctctgagctgtcagcacagagcccaacacggggcttgaacccactaaccgtgagatcatgacctgagctgaagtcggatgcttaaccaactgaatcacccaggagcccctgtttttaaagaacattctggggcgcctgatggctcagtcggttaagcatctaactcttgattacagctcaggtcatgatctcatggttagtgggttcaagccccacgatgggctccacactgacagtgctgagcctgcttgggattctctttccctctccttctgccctcccctgctcacgcactgtttttctctctgtctcaaaataaataaacacacttttggggcgcctgggtggctcagtcagttaagcgtctgacttcagctcaggtcatgatctcatggttcgtgagttcaagccccgcctggggctctgtgctgacagctcagatcctggagcctgcttcagattctgtgtctccctctctctctgtccccttccccactcatgctctgtctctgtgtctcaaaaaataaataaacgtttaaaaaaaaataaaaaaataaaaataaaagtaaacaaacacactttaaaaaaaacaaataagaaaaaaaaaaaaaaaagaccatcctACTGgtggtgcctgtctggctcagtgggtggaatgtgcagctcttgatcttggggttgtgagttcgagccccatggtgggtgtagtgattacttaaaaataccatccaaataaatagtaaaataaaataaaataaagccatctACTGGACAAAATTCTGTCCAGCTGATACCTCAGTGGTCCCCAGCTGGACCGCGGGCAGCCTAGAAATTACTGCCAAGACGGATGGGGCTGGGTTTTCCCTTGGAGGGAGGGCTCTAAGAGAGGGGGTGGGCCTGTGAGTCAGACCTCCCACAGGAACTCTGGGGAGAGGGGTTGCTGGCAGATATGATTGGTGGGAGGCCCGGGGACAGAAGAGCGGCCACGTGGGTGGCCAAGGAGGCCGCTGGCGCTGGAGACGGGCAGTACCTTCAGGCAGTCCAGGAAGAGCTTCATGCCATTGAAGTTGAGGAACATCTCGCAGTTGTCCGGCGTCTCGTCCGTGATGTTCCACAGGGCACTCCAGGAGAACTCCATCACCTGGTCACACTGAAGGCAACGGAGGGCTCAGCACGGCCCGCTTGTGGGGCCCCGCGGGCTCCCAGCACCCATGAGGGCATCCCCTAACAAAATAAGCGTCTCCTCCAGGGGCCGACCGTCCCCTCATGGGCTAAGGGAGGGGCAAAGTAGCTTCATGAAGACTCGACTTACTATCTTGTCTAGCAGTTTCTTCTGAATCAGCTTCAGCATGGTCTGTGGGCAGAGAAGAGAACTTGCAGGGGACCAGGGCTCAAGAGCTACCATGTCCCTCCCGGAACCAAGATGGAGGGAGAGTCAGCACAGCGGTTCCGTTCTTGGCTAATCCATCCTGACAAGACCAAATTCGCCTATCTGGTCTGAAGAAGGGCAACCCACAGACTTGGCATTAGCATTAGGAGGCCTGGGGGCTAGTCCTGGCTCGACCCCGATTCCCAACGTAGCTTTGGGCCTGGCCCTCCCCTGTGTGGGCTCCAGCCTAGCCAGCAATAAGTGAGATGAAGAAACTAGAtgcttctgcttcattttttcctcccattCCCGAGCAAATACTTATCCGCCCCCCTGTGCGCCAGGTACCACAGTAGGAAGAGCTGGGGATGTCACCACGAAAGCGGGAACAAGCACGGTGTCTTTCCCCGCAGAATCACAACCCAGTGGGGAGGCCAAAGTGAAGCAGGCAGTCCCTCGGAGGCTTATTTAACCCCAGTCCGAAAGACCTAACAGGGGACCTGGTCTGAGGAGCCAGGAGCAGCTTGGACAGTGGGACCAAATGGACGGATGGAGGGGCCGAGAGAAGATGCCAGAGTGTTCCAGGCGGAGGAAATCTCCAGGCACATGAGCTACATTCATGGTTAGGAGACTCTTCCTTGGGTCTGGCCTCAATCCTTCATACGGTAGGCAGGGGGGCTGTGGAAGAggaaggcggggagggagggaagggggtgcagCCCGCGGGCACGCACCACAACAAAGCCCATCTTGCCCACGGCCTCCTTGTGGTCGTTGTCCACCTGGCAGACCAGGGCGTTGCACAGGTGCACGGCGATACGCTGGATGGACTCGTCCTGCCGCGTGGGGTTGAGGATACTGAGCAGGAGCTCGTTGACCCGGCGGTACTGGAATTCTAGCTCCTCGGGGATGCTGAAGTTACAGAGAGTCAAGCAGCAGTTCCGCTGGACCTGGGGCCGGGCCGGGAGACAAGCGAAGCAGTCAGGGTCAGACTCAGGAGCTGGACTCCAGGGGCTCGCTAGAGGTGTGGGATTAGCCAGAGCTGTGCTGGTCCAGGAAGGCTTTCTGAAAGAGGAGActacagggcttttttttttttttaacattaaaaaacaaaacaaaacaaaacaaaacaaaaccatgaaataTAATCTTCATACAGAAGAGGGCATAAAACACAAATGTATAGTTTTTTACAAGCACGTGTGAAGCAAACAAGCTTTCCAACAACTTTGTCACCACCCTGCCAGCACCCGGGAATCCCCACAGGTCCCTTTCCTGATCAGAAGCCCTCCTCCCCACTAGAGAGAACTACTATCCCTGCTATTccatatggaacattctctagcATCCTGCTTATGTTCGTTCAACCGTAGTGTGCCAGGTCAACGGTGTTGTTATAAGTATCTGAAAAGCATTCATCCTTCCGTTGCGGTCTGGTACTTTGATTTATTCGTCCATCCCACTGTTGGTGGACATCCGGGGGGGGCTTCGGTGCTCGGCAGCTTCAGTGTTTGGTTCACGCATCCCAGCCTCCACGTACATGGGCTTCTCTACGGCACAGGCGCCAGGGCAGGGCTTCAGGGCCACAGGGCGTGCACGTCTTCAACTTTACCAGGTAGCACCAGACTATCTGCCAAAGTGGCCGTACCAGTTTACAGACCCACCGGCAGAGGAGGAGGCCTCAAGCTGCTTgacatcttctatttctttttgtgttatctgtggccttttttttttttttttaaagtattcgcAGGGCATTTGCTTATAATTTAATTTGCTGCCATCCTTTCTCATTAGATTTTGGGAGATCATCGTACTTTAGAGGGTACCACCCTTAGTtaactctttgtctttttttccccaaaaacacatatgttttttaatttgagaaaaatttttttttcagttacgACAGCAATACTTACTCACCGTAAAAAGTTCAAATAGTACTATTTGGGCAAAAGTTAGTCTCTCCCTTTATTCCCCAGAAGAAATTGCTATTAAAAGTTTGGTGTGCGTCCTTCTAGATTTTTCTATCatgcaaatacaaatatatatatatatatatatacgtatatatatatacgtatacgtatatatatatacgtatatatatatttgggggagAGGAAAGGCAAAAAAGATATTATACATATTGGTCCGAAACTTCTCCTCACTTATCAACATGCACTGGACATCTTTCCACATTAGGACGTACAGATTGAccataatatcccattgtgtgggTGGACTGTATGTTACTTTTCTAGGTCTCTCTATTGCTAACATTCTGGTTCCTTCTAAAAACATTTCAACTGTGGAATACCTAGACCCAAAGGCAGGTGCATTTACAGTTTTGGCAAATTCTGCCAGTTGCCTTCCAAAAAGGCTGTACGGTTCATACCTCACCAGTGGGAAGCATGCAAAAGTGCTCTCCCCTGACATTTGTCAACGTTGGGGACCACTGGTCTCTCAAGatgaaatataatttcttgttattttaattttcatttctttgatagAGTTTATTAATTTGGGGATCTTCAACTAGCattttgtcaagaaaaaaaaaaaaagacacccctTTGACCTGATTATAAAATCAATCTCAGTGTATCAGTTGCTCTCAAGTCTGGAGTTGGCAGGCAGTGGGAGAGTGGGCCTTCTCCTCCCTGCAGAGGCTACATCGCCACCATAGCCTTTCTGGAGGATAATTCGAGAATACATCCCAAGTGCTTTGAAAATACACCTACCCATTGTCCCTGCAATTCCCAGTCACGTATTATAAGAATAATCAATTAAGTATGGTCAGCAAAGCCTTATTTGgtatagcaaaaaataaaaaaggcaacctAATTATTCAACCATGGCGCTGATTCAGTACCTGCAGCCCAGACATTTTGGGCAGGCCCGTCCTGCCACTCTGTGGGGATGGGGCTTGGCCACCGCCTCCCAGCTCTAACACACAGTCAGCACCGGAGCGACCTTCCCTGGATGAGGACACTGAACACCATTCGGGCACCAGCGATTACAAAACAATGGTTAAACCCAGCTGTGGGGTGGAGGAGAGCTGGATTGTGAACAACTTTCATTTCGTAGTTGACACGTTTTCATAGTACgcctgacccttgaacaacttgAGGGTTAAGGGCCCCAAACCCCCCATCCCTGGCTGCCGCACAGCTGCAAATCCACATACAACTTCTGACTCCCCGCCAAACTTCACCAGTAATAGCCTACTGTCGACCTGAAGCCTTAGTGATAACATTAActgttgattaacacatattttgcatgttatgtgtattatatccTGTAGCATTACAACGAAgtcagctagagaaaagaaaacgttagtaagaaaatcataaggtgggggaggcacctgggtggctcagtcggttaagcaactgacttcttgatttcggatcaggtcatgatctcaaggtttataagctcgagcccggcgtcaggctctgagctgacaatagggagcctgcttgggattctctctgtgcccctcccctgcttgcatgagCCAGAGcacgcacgtgctctctcaaaaaaataagcttttaaaaacgaagtttcaaaaaaaaaaaaaaaaaagacagcaaatcataagaaggagaaaatatacTGATAGCACTGCACTGTCTTTGTCAAAATTGGCATCTAAGTGGACCCACGCAGTtaaaacctgtgttgttcaaaggtcagctgtgcttgaatttgtttgttttctaagcaTTAGATGTCTTAATTTTGTGAGCATAAGAGAAACATTATGTAAGAAATTCTGGTTGTAAAAATATTGGTCGATTATGGGAATGTTCACATTCGGAAGACACTGTTGAAATAAAAATCCACGCGATACAAACAGTGAGTGCAGAATGATCCCATTTACTAAGTAAACATGCACAGGCTAAATCTTGAACAATAGGTATTCAACAGCAACAGTGGCTATTCTGGGTGGTGGgattatggggttttttttttgctttatatccgtaattataatttttctacagtagaaatttttgttatttttcttttttagaaacgtatacttttttttttttaatgtttatttatttttgagacagagagagacagagcatgaacaggggaggggcagagagagagggagacacagaatccgaaacaggctccaggctctgagcggtcagtacagagcccgacgcggggcttgaactcacagaccgtgagatcatgacctgagccgaagtcggacgcttaaccgaccaagccacccaggcgccccagaaacgtatactttttaaaagtaacctctacacccagtgtggggcttgaactcacacccctgagatcaagagtcacatgctctactgaccgagccagcgaGGTGCCCCCATAGTTTTGTTACTTGTATAATAAAAGCAGCTCtcgggaaaaaaaaattagctcccAGCAAAGTGTTACAGAAGGGCTGAGGAGTCAGCATGAGTGGAGGCCCAGGGGCAGGAGAACAGGATCCCTGGGTGGAGGGTGGCAGTGGTGACGGACTGGTCAGGTGGGGCCGGGTTACAGAGGCCCTGAATGCCAGGTCCCAGAGTCTGGGAGTGATGCCGTGGGTAAGGGGGGTGGCGAGGGGGGCAGTACAGCGCCAGGCAATAAAGGGTGAGAGCAAGCACGGCCCCCTGAGGGACTGCAAGCCGGCTGGTGAGGCTGGGGCACGAGGCGAGCAGGAAGAGGGGCGGCTGGGCCAGAGCATGCGGGGCCGTCACGGGTAGGGGGCTCACCGTCACCTCCTGGTAGGACTCCATGCCGTTCAGCACCACCTGGATGACCTGTCGGCGCAGCCTGATGCTCTGTTCAGAGCGGTACTCAGAATTGGTCAGGTAGAAGAGGGCAGCGCTGCCTGTGACTTGAATGTTCTTGTCATACTTGTGGCACTTGAGGGCCGTGATGACCAGCTGTATGAAGACAGGGTGCGGGCCTGGGTTGGCGAGTCCTGTTAAGGTTGTACAGGGCCATGCCTAGGGCTCTGCAAGGGGGCTCGGATGGGCCTCTGGGGTGCAGCTTACCCCGACTCTGTTCTCTGagagaagtgaggggttggggaCAGAAACTAGGGTAGCCCCACGCTGCTGGGACAAGGCTGGTGCCGGGACAAATGAGGCACCGTGGGGCTGGGGTTCAGGGGGCAGGACTGCCGATGTCCTGGGGATGAGGAGGacgagtggaggagggacggGAGCTCTGGGGACACGGCTCAGCCAAGTCCAGGACCTGCCAGGCAGGGATGGACCAGAGACCGAGGACCCCTGGGGTCAGGGCTGACCTTCAGGGCCCGCAGAAGCTGGTTGCAGCGCTCGATGCGTGCGATGTCAAAAAGCAGGTTGATGGCCCGTGAGGTGATCTCAGGCCTGTGCTCCGTGTAGGCCTCAATGGCATTCAGCACCTGCTCCTCATTTTTGTCACCACTTACCTGGGAACGGAACATGCTCAGAACCACTGGAAGATGCCACGCGGTGGGATCCTTGGATCCCAGCTCCGCCTCTAGCTCCAGGGCAGACCCCTTGGGGCCCCCAGCCCAACCCCTTCCCTCGTCCAGGGGCTCCctattcctcccctcccccactccctctcactTTGTAGGCGGGAATGTGTGTGAGGCGGCACAGGGAGGTCTCGAAGAGCCCAAGGAACTGCAGTGGCCTCTTCAGGGCCCGGAAAGGCATGATGCTGCTCTTGGAAGGCTCGATGCTGGGGGAAGAGCATGCCGGGGTCAGTGGCCTGTGGCCTGGGGCTGCCCTGCGTTTAGAAGGGCTTCTCCCTGAGGGTGGCTAGGCATTTACTTGGGGCCCTCTTCTAGACCCTCCAgtctcatctttttattttttcctctttttaagggCAAAaacacagaccccccccccccccccacctcttgaAGGAAGGGTGCCAAGGTCATATCGGATAACGTGGGGTGGGAGACACTGTTGCAGCCACCTTCGGGAAATACTACCTGCCATTCTGGTGAGGAAGTGCCACCCTTAGGTTCTACCAACAGTCATGAAGGGGCATGCCCATCGACCAAACCCCGCTAAAGTATGGCTGAGGATAGGGCTTACAGCCAATTACAGCTGGATGGGTTTGAATCAGATCTTTCAACCAACCAAACCGAGAAGACACCTAATCTGCTGTGATGACTAACGCACAGTGGATACTGCTGGCCGTCTTAATGCCACCACCCCGTCTCTATCCAGTCTGAGTGTCCTAATTTCCCGTTCACTCCTCAAGCTTGCACTTTCCAGCTTTtacatatgctgttccctctgccggAACACCTTTCccctgggagactcagaaagagCTTTCAGGACAGTGTGGATGCCattcctccttcttcctgcctccttcctgatCTTCAGGGCAACCCCACAGCCCTGTGCCTCCCTTATCACCGTCCTAATATGACTCATCTGTCCCCACTGGCTCATACAGCTTCGAGAGGGCAGGGTCTGATTCGTTTCTTTAtctccagcacccagcacaggacTCGGCAGAAGGGCACTtggtaaatgcttgttgaatgacaGACACCCCGCCGGCAACCATGGCAGGTGGGTCCCCACCTAGTCTGCCCTGCCTCCTCGTCCATCTTGGAGATGCTGCAGTTCTCCAGGATCATGTGGCCAGAGATGTCCAGAGACATCAGGTTCCCCAGCTTTTGCACAAAGAGGCTCAGCACCTTGCGAGTCAGCTTGAACTTGTAGTAGCTGGAGAGGCGGTCTCGGGAGATGTCCAGGTGTCTGGAGATTGGAGCGGGGGCCACAGGTCAGAGCTGGACACAGGTCGGGGCCGCCTCAGAGACCCCTGCTCCTTCAGCccatggcaggggaggggccaaccCTGCCACAGCTGCTCCAGGGCATTCTGGGAAAAAGCCTGCGGGGACCCAGAAGCCCTGGATAGCCCTGAGGCAGCCGGAACACTGGGTTTAAGGAAGGGGACTGTCTCTTTCATCCCCACTTCTGCCCGGCCAGGGGCTCACGAGGCCTCACGGGACTGCcaacacccacctccccaccctcgCCCCAGTGAGCTCTGGGCCGGCAGCTCACCGCAGCTTGTGCAGCTGGACGATGACCCGGATGTGGTCATCTGACAGGTCCATGTTGTAGAGCACAAGGGACACCAGGCTGTCTTTCCACTGGGTTAGGAAGGCCGCGTCGCTCGTCTGGATGCCCGAGAGGTCCAAGGCAGCCAGTGAGCTGAGAGGCCGTAGCAGGGACTCCACAGGGACCCCGTCGATCATGCGGCCCAAGTTGAGGAAGCGTAGGCGGCTGAAGCCCTCGAAGGTGAAGTCCTTGACCAGCACCTGGCAGGTGGGATTGACGAGGCACTCGTCTTCACAGCCCCCTGGGTTCTCCTCCTCATAGAAAATGTTTGCACAGCCGAAGAGGCTCAGGGATACGAGGGTGTGGCTGAAGCTCCTCAGCGTCTGCAGGCTCTTGGCGGACAGCTTCTCGCAGTTGGTCAGGTACAGCTCCACCAGGTCCTGGGAGCAGGCACAGCTCCGTCACCGGCActgccctcccgcccccaggcCTGGGCCGCAGTTgagcttggggaggggggtgtacGAGGCGGGGACGCACTGGATTCTTGTGCTGGAGGCGCGTGGCTCGGCCCCCGACTCACCGGTCATCTCGAGGCAGCCTCCCCATGACCATCCCCACCGGCTGGCGAAGCGGGTCTCACCTGCTTGCGGATGGCCTCCAGGTCCTGGTCCTGTACCAGGTCCTCACGGAGGTGGATCCGGGTGAGGCGGGTGCTGCGGGGGTCGGAGAAAAGGCTGAAGAAGCTCTCGTGGGGCTCAAAGTTGCAGGCGGCGTTGACCAGCTCCACAtacctgggaaggagggaagccTGGCTTGAGGGGGAGCCCAGGGACCCTCGTTCTCCCTTCAAGGCTCAGCACCAGCCCTCCTGTCCCTGAAACCTTCCCTCATCACTGGTCAGCAACCTCCATCTCGTCTATCCcctgcccttctttctttctttttactaatttttttttttttttttttagtaggcttcacGTCCAGAGCAGGGCCCAACGAGaggcccaatgtgaggcttgaactcctgaccctgagattaagacctgagctgagatcaagagttggacactgggtccccagggtggctcagttggttaggtttctgactcttgatctcagctcaggtcatgatttcatggccatgagattgagccttgcatcagcacagagtctgcttgggattctctccctctctctctctctctgtccctcccctgttcatgcatatgtgtgctctctctctctctctctcaaaataaataaattaaaaggaaaaaaaagtcagatgcttaacacactgagtcacccaggtaccccccctaCCCACCACAACCCCTCTTTCTAACAGTACCTATTTGGGTCCCGAGCACTGTGCAGGTGCGACAGAGTGGCCCCAGGCACCACGGGTGCAAAGGTGATGAAGGGGCCTCTTATCAACAGCCAATTCCAAGCTCTTCCCCCTGAAACCCTACACATCTATGACAAACATACACGTCCAGACTCCTCATCTTTAAGCCAGCTTCTGGTTCCTTGATCAGCCCCTCCCAGGACCCTTTCCAACAGGAAGATTAAGCCAAGGAGTTTAAGGATCCCAGCTGGGTACAgggcaagcactcaataaaaccCTGCTGAGGTCAGCTAATGTAAGATTCCTGGTCTGGTGGAAAAGGCTTTGAGTCAAACACTCTGGAATCTAAATCCTGGCTTGACTGTTCACTACGTGGGCAGCTTCATGTGAGGAATAGAACTTCCCCAGcgttcagtttcttcatctgtaaaatggacataactCTGGTCTGCAAAGCATCCAAGCAAGTGCCTGACCCGCTTCAAATGCTTGGAACGTGATTACAAACTGGGCtctgtcctggggtgcctgggtggcttggtcggttaggcgtccgacttcggctcaggtcatgatctcacggtccgtgagttcgagccccgcgtcaggctctgtgctgacagctcagagcctggagcctgtttcagattctgtgtctccctctctctctgcccctcccctgttcatgctctgtctctctctgtctcaaaaataaataaacgtttaaaaaaaaaaaaatcaaactgggCTCTGTCCTCAGGTCACATACAagttccaacttttttttttttttttttaaagattttatttttaagtaatctccacatgcaacacagggttcaaactcacaaccctgagatcaagagtcacacgctccactgactgagccagccaggtgcacccaCAGATTCTTGCTTTTATATGCAACTGTTTGGCCTAACAATTTCTCTTCTGGGCACTGGACTCCCTGAGGTGAGTGAACGCACATCTTACTGCTAGGAACCTCTAAGAGCGGAGAGTCCTTGGAGGCTTCacataaagattttctttttctctctcttttttaaagtttgtttgtttatttatttagagagagaatgagtgggggaggggcagagagaggaagagaaagaatcccaagcaggctccacactgtcagcacagagcccagtgcggggcttgaactcacgaaccatgagatcgtgacctgagatgaaatcaagagttggacacttaaccgactgagccacccaggcgcccccacacaaaGATTTTCTGAATGGTTCAATTCCTGCTCATGGGTTCATTATTTGTGCACCAGTGGGCAAGCGTGTGTGCCCATGTGTACACAGACATGTGTTTGCAGGCACAggcaagtgcacacagaacaggACAGAACTCCTGCGCTTACATGCAGTTTCTATACTCTCTCGTAGATGTAATACACACGTGCAGGGACACACTCAAACACACCCCGTGCTGCAGCCCATGTGTGTCCACACACCCATTCCTTCACGTGCACACCCCTCCACACGCTTAGCAACATGCACACGTACAACCTTATGGCTATGAACATACCGGTGTTCTCCTGCACCCACAGATACCCAAGGGCGTGCACACCCCCTCACACATATGTATCCCCAGCCGCGTCCCTGCACGGTGCACACGATGGTCCCGGGGCCTCCACACGCGCTCATGCTAAGCCTCATGCCCGTGCCCCGGCCCCCGCCTGCTCACTCATTGACGAGCCGGTCGCAGATCTCGCTGGGTAGGAAGATGTCTGGATGTAGCCGCAGAGTCTCCTTGTCCAGCAGGTAGCCCAAGGTGCCATCCAGGTTGCGCAAGCAGAAGTCGGTGCAGAGGGCCATCAGGGACTCGGGGGTGTCGGACGCCATGCTGGGgacaggcgggggaggggggcactccACGACAGGAGCCCCTAGGGGCAGCGGTGACTCCCCGGCACTCACAGGATCATTGGCAGAACCACAGCCTGTGGAACAGGAAGAAGCTAAGTGAGTCCCCCCATAAGAACCGGAACCACTGGCTGCCCTAGGTCCATTCTCTgagtagggaaactgaggccccggaTGTCACACTCAAATCAGCAGTCTGGCAGAGGCACGTCCCAAGGCTCCTGATtccttgcctgctctctctgctgTGCCACTATCTCCGTGTAACTTGAACTGCAAAGAGCAGGGGGCCTTTTCCAAGCATTTGTACGCCTTCAGAGTGTCCGTGGGCCGACATGCGTGTGCTGGGGACTCAATGCTTGGGTGAGGATAACAGGAGCTTTCATTAATAGCTACACTGGGGTGTCTCTTACTATGTAACCTAACCCGTAAATGGCTGTCACTGTGTGAGCATTTAGTACATGCCAGGGCTTTACAGACATGTTGTCACTGAATCTCATCGTATATGATTAAGAATGAAGGTtctggtgcgcctgggtggctcagtcggttaagtgtctgactcttgatctcagctcaggtcgtgatcgcgggttgtgagttcaagccccatgctgggctccatgctgcgtgtggagcctacttaaaaaaaaaaaaaaaaaaaaaaaaaaagaatgaaaggtcTCCTCCTGAGAGTGGCAAAAATATATGTCCCCATAAAAAACGGTACATTAATGTTTTCACACTGGTATTATTCGTAATAGCCCAAAAGTGGAAACGacgcaaatgtccatcaagtgatgcatggataaacaaaaatggTCTATCcgtacgatggaatattattcagccataaaaggaatgaggTATTGGGGACTGCTCCAACGCAGGTGGACCTTGAAAAcacgatgctaagtgaaagaagccagacacaaaaggtcatatattgtatggttccatttttatgaagtgtCTAGCCAGAACAGGCAAACCTATGGAGACAGAAGAAGAATAGTGGCTGCCTAGGGCTAGGAGGTTGtaaggaaatgg carries:
- the ZER1 gene encoding protein zer-1 homolog isoform X1, yielding MASDTPESLMALCTDFCLRNLDGTLGYLLDKETLRLHPDIFLPSEICDRLVNEYVELVNAACNFEPHESFFSLFSDPRSTRLTRIHLREDLVQDQDLEAIRKQDLVELYLTNCEKLSAKSLQTLRSFSHTLVSLSLFGCANIFYEEENPGGCEDECLVNPTCQVLVKDFTFEGFSRLRFLNLGRMIDGVPVESLLRPLSSLAALDLSGIQTSDAAFLTQWKDSLVSLVLYNMDLSDDHIRVIVQLHKLRHLDISRDRLSSYYKFKLTRKVLSLFVQKLGNLMSLDISGHMILENCSISKMDEEAGQTSIEPSKSSIMPFRALKRPLQFLGLFETSLCRLTHIPAYKVSGDKNEEQVLNAIEAYTEHRPEITSRAINLLFDIARIERCNQLLRALKLVITALKCHKYDKNIQVTGSAALFYLTNSEYRSEQSIRLRRQVIQVVLNGMESYQEVTVQRNCCLTLCNFSIPEELEFQYRRVNELLLSILNPTRQDESIQRIAVHLCNALVCQVDNDHKEAVGKMGFVVTMLKLIQKKLLDKICDQVMEFSWSALWNITDETPDNCEMFLNFNGMKLFLDCLKEFPEKQELHRNMLGLLGNVAEVKELRPQLMTSQFISVFSNLLESKADGIEVSYNACGVLSHIMFDGPEAWGICEPQREEVEERMWAAIQSWDINSRRNINYRSFEPILRLLPQGISPVSQHWATWALYNLVSVYPDKYCPLLIKEGGLPLLKDMIKMATARQETKEMARKVIEHCSNFKEENMDTSR
- the ZER1 gene encoding protein zer-1 homolog isoform X2, with protein sequence MASDTPESLMALCTDFCLRNLDGTLGYLLDKETLRLHPDIFLPSEICDRLVNEYVELVNAACNFEPHESFFSLFSDPRSTRLTRIHLREDLVQDQDLEAIRKQDLVELYLTNCEKLSAKSLQTLRSFSHTLVSLSLFGCANIFYEEENPGGCEDECLVNPTCQVLVKDFTFEGFSRLRFLNLGRMIDGVPVESLLRPLSSLAALDLSGIQTSDAAFLTQWKDSLVSLVLYNMDLSDDHIRVIVQLHKLRHLDISRDRLSSYYKFKLTRKVLSLFVQKLGNLMSLDISGHMILENCSISKMDEEAGQTSIEPSKSSIMPFRALKRPLQFLGLFETSLCRLTHIPAYKVSGDKNEEQVLNAIEAYTEHRPEITSRAINLLFDIARIERCNQLLRALKLVITALKCHKYDKNIQVTGSAALFYLTNSEYRSEQSIRLRRQVIQVVLNGMESYQEVQRNCCLTLCNFSIPEELEFQYRRVNELLLSILNPTRQDESIQRIAVHLCNALVCQVDNDHKEAVGKMGFVVTMLKLIQKKLLDKICDQVMEFSWSALWNITDETPDNCEMFLNFNGMKLFLDCLKEFPEKQELHRNMLGLLGNVAEVKELRPQLMTSQFISVFSNLLESKADGIEVSYNACGVLSHIMFDGPEAWGICEPQREEVEERMWAAIQSWDINSRRNINYRSFEPILRLLPQGISPVSQHWATWALYNLVSVYPDKYCPLLIKEGGLPLLKDMIKMATARQETKEMARKVIEHCSNFKEENMDTSR